The Altererythrobacter sp. CAU 1644 genome has a window encoding:
- a CDS encoding vWA domain-containing protein produces the protein MPAVAKEAELAIVATDPAEVEGAAEISDFRAIIAHSPFVPLPDNLSLEGLLADYSLALPAPADCDAALCIGAEAMPADLTMRPGDDIFVGLSFAQQAMPDALPEQSVSLVVVIDRSGSMKGWKLEEVTASLARVLGGLRDGDRVGMVSFGASAKVELPESPVAEVREQIADILDALEAGEETDMEAGLRLGLDLARAHGAERVVLFTDDLPNIYGERPAGFMALAEGAAADGIGLSLVGVDHRYDNATALQLSALNGGRFYEMTPHFDVAGLFEQAWPQLLGAGPESASVILKPGAGRRISAVLGVPEELVERHEDGSVALDLGPAFVAQRGNGVYVTLAPDGQIGGSVGTLLETRLSVTEAGETREHSAEVTLGSTSGGLAAAQQLVEEYLVLQASLKAWHAQGDPERAAELAAFLNARMAASDLAFLDRERAMVASLAARMAMALGSPPASDLLGRWMVESERGLSGTSQGDIVEFTADRGFIIYRQSGEESGTATRQTYQQGDGKLLIDNTDLVFAYELKSRGRRLDLKAVVGDERLKLRKAD, from the coding sequence TTGCCGGCCGTAGCTAAGGAAGCCGAGCTCGCGATCGTCGCGACCGATCCCGCTGAAGTGGAAGGGGCAGCGGAGATTTCCGATTTCCGCGCCATCATCGCCCACAGCCCTTTCGTGCCGCTCCCCGATAACCTCTCGCTCGAGGGGCTGCTCGCGGATTATTCGCTCGCGCTCCCGGCGCCTGCCGATTGCGATGCGGCGCTGTGCATCGGCGCGGAAGCGATGCCCGCCGATCTGACCATGCGGCCGGGGGATGATATCTTCGTCGGCCTCTCTTTCGCCCAGCAAGCAATGCCTGACGCGCTGCCTGAACAGTCAGTCAGCCTGGTGGTGGTGATCGACCGCTCGGGTTCCATGAAAGGCTGGAAGCTGGAGGAGGTGACGGCCTCCCTGGCCCGTGTGCTGGGCGGATTGCGCGACGGCGACCGGGTCGGGATGGTCAGCTTCGGCGCCAGCGCGAAGGTGGAACTGCCAGAATCTCCTGTGGCGGAGGTGCGCGAGCAGATCGCCGATATCCTCGATGCGCTCGAGGCGGGCGAAGAAACCGACATGGAAGCAGGGCTAAGGCTAGGGCTTGATCTCGCCCGCGCCCATGGCGCCGAACGCGTTGTCCTGTTTACCGACGACCTCCCGAACATCTACGGCGAGCGGCCCGCGGGATTCATGGCGCTGGCCGAGGGAGCAGCGGCCGACGGGATCGGGCTGAGCCTTGTCGGCGTCGATCATCGCTATGACAATGCGACCGCGCTTCAGCTCTCGGCGCTCAACGGCGGACGGTTCTACGAGATGACGCCGCATTTCGACGTGGCGGGCCTGTTCGAGCAGGCCTGGCCGCAATTGCTGGGGGCGGGCCCGGAGAGCGCGAGCGTCATTCTCAAGCCGGGCGCGGGGCGCAGGATCTCGGCCGTGTTAGGAGTGCCCGAAGAGCTGGTGGAGCGACATGAGGATGGCTCCGTCGCGCTCGACTTGGGGCCGGCATTCGTCGCCCAGCGCGGCAACGGGGTGTATGTCACTCTGGCGCCCGACGGCCAAATCGGAGGATCGGTTGGGACGCTCCTCGAAACGAGATTGTCTGTCACCGAAGCCGGGGAAACGCGCGAACACTCGGCCGAAGTAACGCTCGGCTCGACCTCGGGCGGGCTTGCCGCCGCGCAGCAGCTCGTCGAGGAATACCTTGTGCTGCAGGCCTCGCTGAAAGCGTGGCATGCGCAAGGCGATCCAGAGCGCGCTGCGGAACTGGCGGCATTTCTCAACGCCCGCATGGCAGCCAGCGATCTCGCCTTTCTTGACCGCGAGCGAGCCATGGTTGCCAGCTTGGCCGCACGTATGGCCATGGCATTGGGTTCCCCACCTGCATCCGACCTGCTCGGTCGCTGGATGGTGGAATCCGAGCGCGGCCTGTCAGGCACCTCGCAAGGGGATATCGTCGAGTTCACCGCCGATCGCGGGTTCATCATCTATCGCCAAAGCGGAGAGGAGAGCGGCACGGCCACTCGGCAAACCTACCAGCAGGGCGATGGCAAGCTGCTAATCGACAACACCGACCTGGTGTTTGCCTATGAACTCAAGAGCAGGGGCCGCAGGCTCGACCTCAAGGCCGTCGTGGGTGACGAACGCCTCAAGCTGCGCAAGGCGGACTAG
- the leuA gene encoding 2-isopropylmalate synthase translates to MLRDPSAKYRPFPQVPLENRQWPSRTITAPPRWLSTDLRDGNQAIVDPMDAVKKNRFFDLLVEIGIKEIEVGFPSAGQTEFDFISGLVRSCRIPDDVIVQVLTQSREDLIRTSFDSLSGAKQAIIHLYNAVSPAWRDIVFRMSQDEVREIAVAGAKVLRDEAAKRPDTDWHFEYSPETFSTAELDFSISVCEAVMEVLQPTPERPIILNLPATVEAATPNIYADQIEYFCRNLPNRESAVISLHTHNDRGTGVAAAELGLMAGADRVEGCLFGNGERTGNCCLVTVALNMYTQGVDPGLDFSDIDRVIETVEFCNELPVHQRHPYGGELVFTAFSGSHQDAIKKGFEAHERQNDEQWRVPYLPIDPADLGRNYEAVIRVNSQSGKGGFAWVLEQDQGLKLPKQMQADFSKHVQRMADELGRELNAADIWEAFKQAYQVQTYPKHFQLVDYEETKAVDGTRVFSGKIAVDGQEQSVSGRGNGLISSVVSTLEDAFDLDLKVLDYTEHALGSGRDARAAAYLMCETGDRVIWGCGIDEDIATASVRAVLSAANSAAA, encoded by the coding sequence ATGTTGCGCGATCCGTCCGCCAAGTACCGTCCGTTCCCGCAGGTCCCGCTGGAAAATCGCCAGTGGCCGAGCCGCACGATCACTGCGCCGCCGCGCTGGCTCTCGACCGATCTGCGCGACGGCAACCAGGCGATCGTAGACCCGATGGACGCGGTGAAGAAGAACCGCTTCTTCGACCTGCTGGTCGAGATCGGGATCAAGGAGATCGAGGTCGGCTTCCCCAGCGCGGGCCAGACCGAGTTCGATTTCATCTCCGGACTCGTGCGGTCGTGCCGGATACCCGACGACGTCATCGTGCAGGTGCTGACGCAAAGCCGCGAAGACCTGATCCGGACCAGTTTCGACAGCCTGAGCGGGGCGAAGCAGGCGATCATCCATCTTTACAACGCGGTCTCGCCCGCGTGGCGCGATATCGTGTTCCGCATGTCGCAGGACGAAGTGCGCGAGATCGCGGTGGCGGGTGCGAAGGTGCTGCGCGACGAGGCCGCGAAGCGACCAGATACCGATTGGCATTTCGAATATTCGCCCGAAACCTTCTCGACCGCCGAGCTCGATTTTTCGATCTCGGTCTGCGAGGCGGTGATGGAGGTGCTCCAGCCCACGCCCGAACGGCCGATCATCCTCAACCTGCCTGCGACAGTCGAGGCGGCGACACCCAATATCTACGCCGACCAGATCGAATATTTCTGCCGCAACCTGCCCAATCGCGAAAGCGCGGTCATCAGCCTGCACACGCATAATGACCGCGGCACCGGGGTCGCGGCGGCCGAACTTGGCCTGATGGCAGGCGCAGACCGCGTCGAAGGCTGCCTGTTCGGCAATGGCGAGCGCACTGGCAATTGCTGTCTCGTGACGGTCGCCCTCAACATGTACACGCAGGGCGTCGATCCAGGCCTCGATTTCTCGGACATCGACCGCGTGATCGAAACCGTCGAGTTCTGCAACGAACTGCCAGTGCACCAGCGCCACCCCTATGGCGGCGAACTGGTATTCACCGCCTTCTCGGGATCGCACCAGGATGCGATCAAGAAAGGGTTCGAGGCGCACGAACGGCAGAACGACGAGCAATGGCGCGTCCCTTACCTGCCGATCGATCCGGCCGACCTGGGCCGGAATTACGAGGCGGTGATCCGCGTAAATTCCCAGAGCGGCAAAGGCGGCTTTGCCTGGGTGCTCGAGCAGGACCAGGGCCTCAAGCTGCCCAAGCAAATGCAGGCCGATTTCTCCAAGCATGTGCAGCGCATGGCCGACGAGCTTGGCCGCGAACTCAATGCGGCGGATATCTGGGAGGCATTCAAGCAGGCCTACCAAGTGCAGACCTATCCCAAGCATTTCCAGCTGGTCGATTACGAGGAGACCAAGGCGGTCGATGGCACCCGCGTGTTCTCGGGCAAGATCGCCGTCGATGGGCAGGAACAGAGCGTCAGCGGACGTGGCAATGGCCTGATCTCATCGGTCGTCTCGACGCTGGAGGACGCCTTCGACCTCGACCTCAAGGTGCTCGACTACACCGAACACGCGCTCGGCTCTGGTCGTGATGCACGGGCGGCAGCCTATCTGATGTGCGAGACGGGCGACCGGGTCATCTGGGGTTGCGGCATCGACGAGGACATAGCCACCGCATCGGTGCGCGCGGTGCTCAGCGCTGCGAACAGCGCGGCTGCCTAG
- a CDS encoding PaaI family thioesterase, translated as MPDDTPPDHPLYRIMGLRRIVDMNPEGRSTLEYEAREEMCHSGGVVQGGFISGWIDAAMAHAAIAKNGQDITPMTLELKVSFFAPARPGLVIAEGWVERHGRRTSFYEGHLKTPNGTVLAKGTCTVLLADRARVERASQEARK; from the coding sequence ATGCCCGACGATACGCCGCCCGATCACCCGCTGTACCGTATCATGGGGCTGAGGCGCATCGTCGATATGAACCCTGAAGGGCGCTCGACCCTCGAATATGAGGCGCGGGAGGAAATGTGCCATTCGGGCGGTGTGGTGCAGGGCGGATTTATTTCTGGTTGGATCGATGCCGCCATGGCCCATGCGGCTATCGCCAAGAACGGCCAAGACATCACACCCATGACGCTGGAGCTCAAGGTCAGCTTCTTCGCGCCGGCGCGGCCCGGGTTGGTGATCGCCGAAGGCTGGGTCGAGCGGCACGGCAGAAGAACCAGCTTCTACGAGGGGCATCTGAAGACACCCAATGGCACCGTACTGGCCAAGGGGACCTGTACCGTGCTCCTTGCCGATCGCGCACGGGTTGAAAGGGCATCGCAGGAGGCACGCAAATGA
- a CDS encoding epoxide hydrolase family protein translates to MSEIRPFTLATEQEQLDDLYRRLDMARWPEKEPVGDWTQGTPLAALQELCRYWRNGYDWRRCEARLNSLGQYVTEIDGLDIHFLHVRSSRADAVPLVLTHGWPGSVIEFLEVIPRLTEPDEGLAFHVVAPSLPGFGFSGKPSETGWGVEKIGQAWAELMARLGYDRWVAQGGDWGAVVTTAIGEQAPNGCLGIHVNMPVARPGPDDLNQPSPPELKALGALQYYQEWDSGYSKQQSTRPQTIGYSLVDSPIGLAGWIYEKMWAWTDNDGSPLDALSMDAILDNIMLYWLPATGASAARLYWESFAKVGDGKVAIPSGGSIFPKEVLPTPRKWAERRYTNLVCWNELERGGHFAAWEQPEAFVNELKSCFGKMV, encoded by the coding sequence ATGAGCGAGATCAGACCATTCACGCTGGCAACCGAACAGGAGCAGCTGGACGACCTCTACCGCCGCCTCGACATGGCGCGCTGGCCCGAGAAGGAGCCGGTCGGTGACTGGACCCAGGGCACGCCGTTAGCCGCGCTGCAGGAGCTTTGCCGCTATTGGCGCAACGGGTACGACTGGCGGCGCTGCGAGGCCCGGCTCAATTCGCTCGGCCAATATGTGACCGAGATCGATGGGCTGGATATTCACTTCCTGCATGTTCGTTCGTCGCGGGCAGACGCTGTGCCGTTGGTGCTTACGCACGGATGGCCGGGATCGGTGATCGAATTCCTGGAGGTCATCCCACGCCTGACCGAGCCCGATGAGGGGTTGGCCTTTCACGTCGTCGCACCCTCGCTTCCGGGTTTCGGCTTCTCCGGCAAGCCGAGCGAAACGGGCTGGGGTGTCGAGAAGATCGGCCAGGCATGGGCCGAGTTGATGGCGCGCCTTGGCTATGATCGCTGGGTGGCGCAAGGCGGCGATTGGGGCGCGGTCGTGACCACCGCGATCGGCGAGCAAGCGCCGAACGGTTGCCTTGGCATCCATGTGAACATGCCGGTCGCAAGGCCGGGGCCGGACGATCTGAACCAGCCGTCTCCCCCAGAGCTGAAAGCTCTGGGCGCTTTGCAGTACTATCAGGAATGGGACTCTGGCTATTCCAAGCAGCAAAGCACCCGTCCGCAGACCATAGGCTATTCGCTGGTTGATTCTCCGATAGGGCTGGCAGGCTGGATCTATGAGAAGATGTGGGCCTGGACCGACAACGATGGTTCGCCACTCGATGCGCTGTCGATGGACGCCATCCTCGACAATATCATGCTCTACTGGCTCCCCGCGACAGGCGCTTCAGCCGCGCGGCTCTACTGGGAGAGCTTTGCCAAGGTCGGCGACGGCAAGGTCGCGATTCCTTCAGGCGGAAGCATATTTCCCAAGGAAGTGCTCCCCACGCCGCGCAAATGGGCCGAGCGCCGCTACACCAATCTCGTCTGTTGGAATGAACTAGAGCGGGGCGGACATTTCGCCGCGTGGGAGCAGCCCGAGGCGTTTGTGAACGAGCTAAAAAGCTGTTTCGGAAAGATGGTCTAG
- a CDS encoding alpha-hydroxy acid oxidase, with protein MRLSDCHNIDDFRKLAKARLPWPVFDYIDGAADDELTKARNTTAFDDADLVPDVLAGVAEIDTSCTILGRKSALPLMLSPTAVQRAFHHKGETAVAKAAEKFGLWFGISSLATRSIEEIAALTSGPKLFQLYVHKDKGLNQSMIERCQAAKFDAMALTVDTIVSGKRERCLRSGFTTPPRFTPSAVWSYATRPRWTLDYVFREKFRLPNLDSHVAEGTGKAVSIAEYFNTMLDTSMDWDTAARIRQDWGGKFALKGVMSLNDARRAVEIGADAIMISNHGGRQLDGSRAPFDQLREIVDCVGGEIEIIVDGGVRRGTHVLKSLAAGATAASGGRLYLYALAAAGQPGVERAIGILKDEIERGMRLMGVTSVDQLTPERLRWR; from the coding sequence ATGCGCCTGTCTGACTGCCACAACATCGACGATTTCCGGAAACTGGCGAAAGCTCGCCTGCCCTGGCCGGTGTTCGACTATATCGACGGCGCGGCGGACGACGAACTGACCAAGGCGCGCAACACCACCGCCTTCGACGATGCCGATCTCGTACCCGATGTGCTGGCGGGCGTGGCAGAGATCGACACCAGCTGCACGATCCTGGGTCGCAAGAGCGCCCTGCCCCTGATGCTCAGCCCCACTGCGGTTCAGCGCGCGTTTCACCACAAGGGCGAAACAGCGGTTGCCAAAGCCGCCGAGAAATTCGGCCTGTGGTTCGGCATCTCCAGCCTCGCGACGCGCAGCATCGAGGAGATCGCCGCGCTCACCAGCGGCCCCAAGCTGTTCCAGCTCTATGTCCACAAGGACAAGGGGTTGAACCAGTCGATGATCGAGCGCTGCCAGGCGGCAAAGTTCGACGCCATGGCGCTGACCGTGGACACGATCGTCTCGGGCAAGCGCGAGCGGTGCCTGCGCAGCGGCTTCACCACCCCGCCCCGCTTCACGCCGTCGGCAGTCTGGTCATATGCCACGCGCCCGCGGTGGACGCTCGACTATGTGTTCCGCGAGAAGTTTCGCCTGCCCAATCTCGACAGCCATGTCGCCGAGGGGACCGGCAAGGCGGTCAGCATCGCCGAGTATTTCAACACCATGCTCGACACCTCGATGGACTGGGACACCGCCGCGCGGATCCGGCAGGACTGGGGCGGCAAGTTCGCGCTCAAGGGCGTAATGAGCCTCAACGACGCGCGCCGCGCGGTCGAAATCGGCGCCGATGCGATCATGATCTCCAACCACGGCGGCAGGCAGCTCGATGGGAGCCGTGCGCCTTTCGACCAGCTCCGCGAGATCGTCGATTGCGTCGGTGGAGAGATCGAGATCATCGTCGATGGTGGAGTCCGCCGAGGCACGCATGTGCTGAAGAGCCTCGCCGCCGGCGCTACTGCGGCATCGGGCGGCAGGCTCTATCTTTACGCGCTCGCGGCGGCAGGTCAGCCGGGCGTCGAGCGCGCGATCGGCATCCTCAAGGACGAGATCGAGCGCGGCATGCGGCTGATGGGCGTGACGTCAGTCGATCAACTCACGCCTGAACGATTGCGCTGGCGCTAG
- the ilvC gene encoding ketol-acid reductoisomerase, whose product MKVYYDADADLGLIKDKKIAVLGYGSQGHAHAQNLRDSGVGEVAIALREGSATAKKAENAGFKVLSNSEAAKWADILMILAPDEHQAAIWENDLKGNMKPGSALAFAHGLNIHFGLIEAPEDIDVIMIAPKGPGHTVRSEYQRGGGVPCLIAIHQDASGAAHDIALAYASGVGGGRSGIIETNFKEECETDLFGEQAVLCGGITHLIQAGFETLVEAGYAPEMAYFECLHETKLIVDLLYEGGIANMRYSISNTAEYGDIKTGPRIITDETKAEMKRVLADITSGRFVKDFVLDNRAGQPELKASRKAAAAHPIEKTGAELRAMMPWISANKLVDKEKN is encoded by the coding sequence ATGAAGGTTTATTACGACGCCGATGCCGATCTGGGCCTGATCAAGGACAAGAAGATCGCCGTGCTCGGTTATGGCAGCCAGGGCCACGCCCATGCGCAGAACCTGCGTGACAGCGGAGTGGGCGAAGTCGCAATCGCGCTGCGCGAGGGATCGGCGACCGCCAAGAAGGCCGAGAACGCGGGCTTCAAGGTGCTGTCGAACAGCGAAGCGGCCAAATGGGCCGATATCCTGATGATCCTCGCGCCCGACGAGCACCAGGCGGCGATCTGGGAAAACGACCTCAAGGGCAACATGAAGCCGGGCAGCGCGCTCGCCTTTGCCCACGGCCTCAACATCCACTTCGGCCTGATCGAAGCGCCCGAAGATATCGACGTGATCATGATCGCGCCGAAGGGTCCCGGCCATACCGTGCGCAGCGAATACCAGCGCGGCGGCGGCGTGCCCTGCCTCATCGCGATCCACCAGGACGCCAGCGGCGCGGCGCATGACATCGCCCTCGCCTATGCTTCGGGCGTGGGCGGCGGCCGCAGCGGCATTATCGAAACCAACTTCAAGGAAGAGTGCGAGACCGACCTGTTCGGCGAGCAGGCGGTGCTGTGCGGCGGCATCACGCACCTCATCCAGGCCGGTTTCGAAACGCTGGTCGAGGCCGGGTACGCTCCCGAAATGGCCTATTTCGAATGCCTCCACGAAACCAAGCTGATCGTTGACCTGCTGTACGAAGGCGGCATCGCCAACATGCGCTATTCGATCTCCAACACGGCTGAGTATGGCGACATCAAGACCGGTCCGCGCATCATCACCGATGAGACCAAGGCCGAGATGAAGCGCGTGCTGGCAGACATCACCAGTGGGCGGTTCGTGAAGGACTTCGTGCTCGACAACCGCGCCGGGCAGCCCGAACTCAAGGCAAGCCGCAAGGCTGCGGCTGCGCATCCGATCGAAAAGACCGGTGCAGAACTGCGCGCGATGATGCCGTGGATCAGCGCCAACAAGCTGGTCGACAAGGAAAAGAACTGA
- the ilvN gene encoding acetolactate synthase small subunit — translation MKIATEAAERHVLNVTVDNESGILAKIAGLFTARGYNIDSLTVADITENHAVSRITIVTNGPPQVIDQIEAQLERLVPVHKVVDLTQAGPHVERELALVKVAGKGDNRVEALRIAELFRANVVDTTTESFVFELTGAPDKIDSFITLMRELGLVEVGRSGVVGMMRGAEGA, via the coding sequence ATGAAAATCGCAACCGAAGCCGCCGAGCGGCACGTCCTCAATGTCACCGTCGATAACGAGTCCGGGATTCTCGCCAAGATCGCGGGGCTGTTCACCGCACGCGGCTACAACATCGATAGCCTCACCGTGGCCGACATTACCGAGAACCACGCGGTCAGCCGGATCACCATCGTCACCAACGGCCCGCCGCAGGTGATCGACCAGATCGAGGCCCAGCTCGAGCGCCTGGTGCCGGTGCACAAGGTGGTCGATCTCACCCAGGCCGGCCCGCATGTCGAGCGCGAGCTGGCGCTGGTGAAGGTTGCCGGCAAGGGCGACAACCGGGTCGAGGCATTGCGGATCGCGGAGCTGTTCCGCGCCAACGTGGTCGACACCACCACCGAGAGTTTCGTGTTCGAATTGACCGGCGCGCCGGACAAGATCGACAGTTTCATCACGCTCATGCGCGAACTCGGCCTCGTCGAGGTCGGGCGCAGCGGCGTGGTTGGCATGATGCGCGGCGCGGAAGGCGCCTGA
- the ilvB gene encoding biosynthetic-type acetolactate synthase large subunit: MGQERSGAAILVECLVEQGVEFVFGYPGGAVLPIYDELFDNNRIRHVLVRHEAGAAHAAEGYARSTGKPGVVLVTSGPGATNAVTGIADAFLDSIPLVVITGQVPTPLIGTDAFQEADTVGITRHCTKHNYLVKEPADLKATIEEAFRIATTGRPGPVVIDIPKDVQIAVPSEHETAVPPGSHRYEPQLRGADADIARAVELLAKAERPIFYTGGGVINSGPQASELLRRLQDLTGAPLTSTLMGLGAFPHDHPDWLGMLGMHGTYEANMAMNKCDLMLCVGARFDDRVTGRLDAFSPGSTKIHIDIDRSSINKTVRVDLPIVGDCAAVLEQLVSAWGDRKPRDLGEWKARITGWRARECLAYPEKSELIMPQKAIERLFALTKDRDPIISTEVGQHQMWAAQYFGFKQPNKWLTSGGLGTMGYGMPAAIGAQLGNPDDLVIDIAGEASIQMNIQELGTASQYRLPIKVFILNNEYMGMVRQWQELTYESRYSNSYSDSLPDFVKLCEAYGWKGIRVHDESELDAGIEAMLAHDGPVMVDCLVSQSANCFPMIPSGAAHTEMLLYGDHVEGTMDDEAKALV; the protein is encoded by the coding sequence GTGGGACAGGAGCGCAGCGGCGCAGCCATCCTGGTCGAATGTCTGGTTGAGCAGGGTGTCGAATTCGTATTCGGCTACCCGGGCGGTGCTGTGCTCCCGATTTACGACGAACTCTTCGACAACAACCGCATCCGCCACGTCCTCGTCCGCCATGAGGCTGGCGCGGCACATGCCGCGGAAGGCTATGCCCGCTCGACCGGTAAGCCCGGCGTCGTGCTGGTGACTTCTGGGCCCGGCGCGACCAATGCTGTCACCGGCATCGCCGATGCTTTCCTGGATTCGATCCCGTTGGTCGTGATCACCGGACAGGTCCCCACCCCGCTGATCGGCACCGACGCATTCCAGGAAGCAGATACAGTTGGCATCACCCGCCACTGCACCAAGCACAATTACCTCGTGAAGGAGCCTGCCGACCTCAAGGCGACGATCGAGGAGGCATTCCGCATCGCCACCACCGGGCGCCCGGGCCCGGTCGTGATCGACATTCCCAAAGATGTGCAGATCGCGGTCCCATCCGAGCACGAAACCGCCGTCCCGCCGGGCTCGCATCGCTACGAGCCGCAATTGCGCGGTGCCGATGCCGATATCGCTCGGGCGGTTGAGCTTTTGGCCAAGGCCGAACGACCGATCTTCTACACCGGCGGCGGCGTCATCAACTCGGGCCCGCAGGCGAGTGAATTGCTGCGACGCCTACAGGATCTTACTGGCGCCCCGCTCACTTCGACCCTGATGGGGCTTGGCGCGTTTCCGCACGACCATCCCGACTGGCTCGGCATGCTCGGCATGCACGGCACCTATGAAGCCAATATGGCGATGAACAAGTGCGACCTGATGCTGTGCGTCGGCGCGCGGTTCGATGATCGGGTGACCGGCCGGCTCGACGCCTTTTCACCCGGCTCGACCAAGATCCACATCGATATCGATCGCAGCTCGATCAACAAGACGGTTCGCGTGGATCTGCCGATCGTCGGTGACTGCGCAGCGGTCCTCGAACAGCTTGTCTCTGCCTGGGGTGATCGCAAGCCGCGCGATCTGGGCGAATGGAAGGCACGGATCACTGGCTGGAGGGCGCGCGAGTGCCTCGCCTATCCCGAAAAGTCCGAACTGATCATGCCGCAGAAGGCTATCGAGCGGCTCTTCGCGCTGACCAAGGATCGTGATCCGATCATCTCGACTGAGGTCGGCCAGCACCAGATGTGGGCAGCGCAGTATTTCGGCTTCAAGCAGCCGAACAAGTGGCTCACCTCGGGCGGGCTTGGGACCATGGGTTACGGCATGCCGGCCGCGATCGGCGCGCAGCTCGGCAATCCGGACGATCTCGTGATCGATATCGCAGGCGAAGCCTCGATCCAGATGAATATCCAGGAACTCGGCACCGCGAGCCAGTATCGCCTGCCGATCAAGGTCTTCATCCTCAACAACGAATATATGGGCATGGTCCGCCAGTGGCAGGAACTGACCTATGAAAGCCGCTATTCGAACAGCTATTCGGACAGCCTGCCCGACTTCGTGAAGCTGTGCGAAGCTTATGGCTGGAAGGGCATTCGCGTCCACGACGAAAGCGAACTCGACGCCGGGATCGAAGCCATGCTGGCGCATGATGGTCCGGTGATGGTCGATTGCCTCGTTTCGCAGAGCGCAAACTGCTTCCCGATGATCCCATCGGGCGCGGCGCACACCGAAATGCTGCTCTACGGCGACCATGTCGAAGGCACGATGGACGACGAAGCGAAAGCGCTGGTTTGA